The genomic DNA AATTCATTTGGAGATATTTTTTCATTATTTGACAGTGAGCTTAAAAACAGGAATAATGCAGCATTTCAGGTATTATTATATTCTTTATTATTTAATAAAAATTGTTTAAACGAAACAGCAGTTGTTCCCGGATTAATATTCACTAAAGAAACATTTAAGGATGATTTTAATTATCATATTTTAATGAAAGCGGAAAAAAACAAGAAAAAACAAATTGATTTATATTCAGAAGTTTCAGAAGAATTTGAAAACTCGCTTAAATCAATACTTGAAGAAATATTTAATCCTGATCTTGAATTTTATCAGACTGAAAACCATAAAATATGTGAAAATTGCCTTTTTTCAGGTATTTGTCACAGGTGATTTATAAAAAAAACTTATAAAACAAACAATTCCCAAAACCTATAACCTAACTAATTTGTAAAGAAATCCAGGATATTTCCTAACTGGTTGCTTGATGCCTTGTAAATTTCGGTATAGAAACAACGTGTACATGAAATAGTAGTAAATCGTTTATTCTGAATATTAAATAATTTTGTTAAAAAACTACCTGTTGCTCTAAATTCGTCAACATCGTAAAATCTATTTCCACATTTTGGGCATGTGTATTTGCTTGTCTTCATTTTAAAATATTTTAATGAATTAATATTTTATATTATTTTTCTAATGGATTATACTTGCTTACTAATGTTTTTGATAATTCATCAAGTATTGTACATATAACATTATATATTTCTTTTATTAATTTTTCTTCAATAATCCAATCATTATTTACTTCAATATATAAAAGGTTTTGGTCTGTGAATTTTTTGTTTTCAATAATCCGGGCTTTTTTCTCAACAGCGAGTTTGTAGTTTATATGATTGATTAGCAGCTGTTTAGGCTTTTCCGATTTAACCATTTCTAATGCTTTGCTTAAATCATTAGATTTAATGTTAAAATTTTTATCAAATGCTTTATTACCTGTCAAAGCTTTTTTTGAAGAAAAAAAATGTTTTATTAAATCACCTATACCTTTTGAAGAAATATCACAATTAAAATTGGATTTATTATTTATTGGAACATAAATTCCACTATATGTATCGGAACTGTAACCAACGCCCCTGTTAGTGCCTGTTTGCCTGATATCATGTGCAATATATATGATTTTCCAGTTTTTATACCATTTAGCAATAGTTACATATCTTCTAATTTCCCACTTATTTTCATAAACAAGGTAAGAAAAATCAGAAATAAGATTTGATGCTATTTTTTTAAATTCATTATAATACGGTTTGTTTCCCATGTATTAAATTATTATTAATAATATTTAATAGTTTTATTAGATATGCTATTTAGTAGTTGTTGTTTTTTTCTTTTTGTATCGTCCGGCTTCTTTCAATGCTCTGTCAATTATCCATTCAAGTTGTCCGTTTGTACTACGGAACTCATCTGCTGCCCATTTTTCGACAGATTTGAATTTTTCAGGGTCTAATCTAAGTACAAAAGCCTTTTTTTTAGACATAATAATAAATTAAATTATCTCAGTTAAACTTTCTGATTTTATGTTTTTGGCAAAAAATATAATATTCTAATTACTATCTATATATTAATGGTGTAAAGTTCCTGTATTAACAATCGGAGTAACAGTTTCGTCTGAGCATAAAACAACCATTAGATTACTTATCATAGCTGATTTCTTTTCTTCATCCAATTCAATAATATCTTTTTCTGACAATTGTTCTAATGCCATTTGAACCATACCTACAGCACCTTCAACGATTTTTGCTCTTGCAGCAACAACTGCGGTAGCTTGTTGACGTCTTAGCATTGCTCCGGCAATTTCTGATGCATAAGCAATATAATTAATTCTTGCTTCAATTACATGAATTCCTGCTATTTCAAGTCTCTCAATAACTTCTTTTTCTAATTTGTCATTAACTTCTTTTCCTCCTGCTCTTAAAGTAATTACTGCATCATGGTCTTCGAAATTATCATATGGATAGCTTCCCGCAAGTTTACGTAATGCTGCTTCGCTTTGTACTACAACAAAATGTTCATATTCATTAACTTCGAAAGCAGCCTTGAATGTTTCTTCTACTTTCCAAACAAGAACTAATCCTATCATTATTGGATTACCAACTTTATCATTTACTTTAATTGGTTCGCTGTCAAAATTCCTTGCACGAAGAGATATTTTTTTCTTTGAATAAAATGGATTAACCCAAAAGAAACCATTATCTTTTATTGTACCTATATATTTACCAAATAAAACAAGTACACTTGATTCGTTAGGATTTACAACTACAAATCCTGCATTACAAAATAGTGCAATAATTACTACAGGTATTAAAAACAATAAATGTAAAATAACCATTCCAAGTATAGAAACAATAGTTATGATTAAAATTAGAAATAAGGCTATATAGCCGGATGATGCTTGATGTATTTTTTCTTTTTTCATGGTAATAATTTTTAATTATTAAAATAATATCAAAATGATATTGCAAAGATACTAAAATAATATTATAAAATCAAATTTATTTATAAATAATATTCGTTATGTAGTGGGAGTGGAGATAAGCAACGAAAAACGGTGAAACTCTTACGAGTTGGATTTGCCAAAACTTATAGGTATGAGTAACTTCTTACAGAAAGTAATTTTTATCAACTAATTCTTTAGATTTAGTGGCTAAGTCTAATAATAATCAAGTACAAAGAAGCTTTTATATTATGAAATTTCCTGATGTTCTTTTCTTAGCAGGTCGTTAATTGTTTTTACAGGATTAAATGTAATAATAGGTACCTCAACAAAGATTGTATTCCAGTCAGACATTGCTCCGTTCCATAATCCTGGTAATTCCAATGCTTTTAAATCTATTCCATCTTTTGATTTTTTTGAAATAAATCCGGTATTATTATCACGGAATTTTAATAAATCGAATTTTTTACCTTTATAATTATTAGTTGCACAAATCAAGTCAACCGGATTAAAATATGTAGCTTTTCCAATAATTTTTTTCTGTTTTTTATCCTTTGGATTAAATTGCGAACCTTCAACAATTTGTAAAGAAACCGAATCATCACTATTTTTAGCCCAATAAGGTCCTCCTCCGGGTTCACCTTCGTTTTTTACCATACCACAAATACGAATTGGACGATTAAGTTTTTTCTTAATATATGTAATAACTTTCTTTTTGTCTTTTATATTTAAGTTTTCAGGTGGGATTATAAATAATTTAGTATGCAAAAAATTCAAGATTTCTTTAATTAATTTATCATTGATATCTTCAGTATTATTTATCTGATACAAATATTTATATATTTTTTCCTGATATTCAATTAAAATACCTGCAAATGCTTTTTTATAAATTATTGTTTCTTGTTTTAATCTGTCAGGTACAACATTGTCAATATTTTTAACAAAAATAATATCTGCTTGAATATCATTCAAATTTTCTAATAAAGCACCATGACCGCCAGGACGAAATACGAGTTTGCCATCACTATCTCTTAAAGGTTCATTTGTTAAATTAACAGCAATAGTATCGGTACAAGATTTTTGCTCGGAATACGATATATTAAATTTAACTTCATATTTTTTCTCATAATACTTTTTAACTTCCTTAATATGTTTCCTTATAAGTTTATAGTGTTCAGGAGATACAGTAAAATGAATTGTAACATTCCTTTTAACAGCACTGTATTCTATACCTTCAACGAGATGTTCTTCAAATGCAGTTCTGTTGCTCTTTTTATATTTATGGAATTTAATAAGTCCTTTAGGTAAATTGCTGTAGTTTAAGCCGTCTTTAAATAATAGTAAACTTAATATCTGAGTATAATTTCGTTTTTTAAAACAATCGTGTATATCTAATTTTTTTTCAATAAAAATATTTTTAAGTTCATCAAAAAAGGCAAACTCTTCCATGTGTTCATATATGTAAAATAATGAATTGAAACTCCTGTCAGCCAAAAGTCTGAGATAATCATGCTCAGTACCCTGATAATTTTCAATCATTTCAAATAAATTCCTGAACATTCGTGAAGCGGCTCCTGAAGCCGGAACAAATTTAACTACTGATTTTGAATCTAAATTATCGTCATATAGCTTAATATATTTTTCCTTTTCTTCATCATTTAATACAATTATTCCGTTATCAATAATTGCAGGAGCTACAATTTCCAAATAGGGGAACCCGTTTTTAAAATTGTTTATTTGAGTTTCAATTTCAGGAAAATCAATTCCCTTTTTTTTTATTTGCTTTAAATCTTTCTTTGAAAACATAATAAAAAAGTATTAAAATTTTTAAAAAATAAAAAAGGACAGGGAAGATATAAATTAAATTACAGATATAAAAAAAAAATACTTATTTGTACCAAATTTTTATGAAGATTATGAAATAAACAGATAACTATAATTACTGTTAATTATTATGAAAAATACAGAAAGAACATAACATAGTAAATTGATTAACAAAGTTTTAAGTTAACAGTTGATAGTTGACAATTTTGCCTACTGTTAACTTTTAACTTTAATATTAAAATTTATTAATCTCCGGTTAAAAATATTATGTTTTATATTTCGTATCCCGTATCAAGTTCGGGACAGGCTCTACGGCACTTTATTGTTTTTTGGAAATATCAGTACTACAAATATTTAGCATCCTAAATCAAGTTTAGGACAAGCTCTACGGTGCTTTATTTTAGCCTCGTTAGAGGCGATATATTTGTAGTAAAATGATTAATATTAAAACAGAGCCCCATAGTGGGCGAAATATTATTAATATATAGAAAAACAGACAATTTTAAGCATATTTAATAGATTTAGTCGGACAGTAGTAATTGAAATTATAAATATGTATAAATCATATTCCTGAACACTCGGGAATGAAAAATATAAAAGGAAATCTAATTGATAATTTTGCCTACTGTTAATTGTCAATTTTCAACTTCTTTGTTAATAGTAATCCTCTGCTTTTTGCCCATCCATAAATAAAATCCCGTATTTCCTGTACCCTTCCTTCAACATCTGTTTTGGCATTTCGTACTCCTATAAGTGAATCATTTGACAATAAAGTATTAATTACTCCCAAAGTATAAAAAAGCGGTGGTTCAATTTGTTCAGTATAACCGGGGTTTAGCCAGTGTATATATAAAAAATAATTATTATCAATAAAATAATTTATAGTGTCGATAACTTCTTTTGTGTATTGAAGCGAACATAAAATTATCTCAGGTTTTTCGGCAGTAATAATATCGCCAACATACATATGTCTTTCTCCTGGAGAGCCACTAACTAAAAAAACCTCAACATATTCATCATCGGTAAGAAATAGCTTACGCATATTTTTTCCTGTTTTAACAACTCTTTTAAAAAGTGTATTCCATGTATGCGTTTTTCCTGAATGCAAAACCCCGAGTGTACCAATTAGTAATTTCTTTTCCATTTTCTAAATTTTTACAGATGTTGATATAACTTTATGATATACAAGCATATAAATATACAAAAATAAATTCATTTTTCAAATTATACTTGCATATTTAATTAAAAAAGGCGTAACCGTTCATAATTGACAGTTTACAATTGACAGTTGACAAATTTTTGCCTACTGTTAGTTGTCTACTGTCAACTTTTTACTTTATATACTGAGCGGGCATAAACAGCGCATTTGATTTTACCTATTGTGTTAACACTAATCTTATTAAGCATTAAAAGAACAAAAAAATATGCCCTGTTGAAGTATAAATCATATGATAGAGCATCCTGAAAAATATAAAAAAAAATCCAGCTGACAATTTTGCCTATTGTCAATTGTCAATTGTCAACTTTTTACTTTAATATTGAAATTCTAATATGTATAAATTATAATCAACTATTTAAAGTTTGTGAACGCTTACATATTTCTTTTGCTGAATAATTATCCCCACAATAATCAATATCAACCCGATTATTGTAGTAAAAAATATATGTTCACCAAGAATAAAATGAATAAATATCAATGAAATAAATGGTGATAAAAACACAAGATTACTTATTTTATCGTTTGATGAAGTTAATTTCATTGCTTTAAGCCATAAAACAAATGTTATACCCATTTCAAATATTCCAACATATATCACCGCTATAATTCCCTCAAATTTTGGTATAGTTATTTCTGACTTATATAATAAAATAAATAAAATGAATATAAATCCGAAGAAAAAATTCAGAAACAATTTTATTACATCATCTCTTTTATCTTTAACATTAAAAATCCAGAATAATGCCCAAATAATAGAGCTTCCAAGGGCTAACCCAACACCTAAAGGATTTGAAACATTGTAAGCTGAGATATTTCCTTCAGAAGAAATAAGTATAACACCAATAAAACTTATAATTATAGCAATAAAACTTTTTAATTTTAATTTTTGTTTTAATAAGGGTATTGATAATATTACCAGCATAATTGGCCATGTATAGTTTAAAGGTTGTGCTATTTGGGCAGGTAATAATGAATATGCTTTAAATAAGATAACATAATAAAGGAATGGATTTAAAAATCCTAATAATGCAGATTTGAGAATGTCAGATAAAGAAAATTGAAATAATATCTTAATTTTTCCTTGTATCAGTATTAAAACAAAAAATATAATTACCGAAACAAAAGATGAATAACAAAGCAATTGTAAATAATCGACACTTCTCAGGGCTATTTTAAAAGCAGTAGCAACTGTTGACCAGAATGTTATGGCAATTATTGCGTATAAATATGCTTTATTTTGCTTTTTCATTAAAGATTATTCTAATACATCACCTCTTAATTTTCTGAATCGTTTTCTCGCTTCAACAACATAAATGCTTCCGGGATAATCAACCAGTATTTTCTTATAAAGTTCTTTAGCCTTGTCTTTATCATTAAGGTATTTATCATAAATTACCGATAAATTATATAATGCATCATCTCCTAAAATATCATAAGCATAATCATTTAAAAGCATTTCAAGATTTATTATTGCATTATTATAATCAGCATTATGTTCATATATTTTTGCTTTTTTATAAAATGCTTCATCGCTTAATGTATGGGTAGGGAAATTATTAATAATAGAATCATAAGTTATAATTGCAAGACTATCTTTATTTTGATATGTAAGCAGGTTTGCCTTAGCAAATAATTTCATTGCATTGTCAATAGTATCGGTAATTGTATTGTCGCTTATTAATAAGGAAAGCTCAAAGGCATCATTAGAAATTAATTTTGAAGTACTTGCTTTAAGTACATCCAATTGTGCCTGTGCCCATTCAAAATCCCCCATATAATAAGACAGTCTGGCTTTTCTGAATTTTGCGTCATAGCCCACAGGGTTATTTTTATTATCTGTTTCAACTTGTGTATATACAAGAATTGCTTCGGCATAATTCTCTGTAAGAATATAAATATCAGCTAATTCTAATTTACATTTACCCAATGCACTTTTATAAATATTTTGATATTTTATAATTTCCTCTAATAATTTTGTTGCTTCATTTGTTTTGTTTAAATAGAAAGCCTGTAAATGAGTTAATTTTCTTATAGTTTCAGCAGTTTCGTTATTTTTCCCTGTTTCATTTATATAAGATTTAAAACCATTTTCGAGATGTACTAAATTTTCATATCCTATATCTATACCTTTAATTATTCTTTGATATAATACGTCAAGTAATTCATTTTTTGCAGCATAATAATATTCTAAAAATTTACCTTTATTAATAACATATTCGTATGCTTCAAGGGCAATATCAAAACTTTCGTTTGAAGTAGCCATACGAGCTAAAGCAATTAATCGTTCACCATTTTCATTATTCCTCATATCCAATGCTTTTGCTTGAACATAGGCATTTTCAAAATCTTTTTCCTGTATATATAACCATATAAGAAGTTCATTAAACACCTGAATATTAGGATATTTTTGTGTGCGTAATAAAAGATTATTTTTCAATATTTCTTTTACACTGTTGTCAATGTCATGATAAACAGCCGATTGTAATTTATTTTGTACATTTTGCAGATAAACATCACTAATTAGTAAAATATCTAGATATTCATCAATCATCTTTTCATAATTCCTTTGATAATAATATAAATTACCTAATTCAAAATTAAAGCTATATGAATTTTTTAACATTTTCCTGCCATTCAGTAATATTTTTTCCGCATAGTCAAATTCTCTTTTCGACCTGAAATAATGAGAATATCTTATAATTTTATGTTGATCGGGAGGCGCTTTTTTCAACACGTTATTGTATTGTTCTTCAGCTTTATCATATTTCCCCTGTACTTTATACAAATAACCAAGATCAATATAATAGTTAAGATCATTTTTTGACTTTCTTATTTGTTTTTTGATGATTTTCTCAGCTTGATCAAAATTTTCAAGTTCAATTAAACATCTTATATAATATGAAAAATGGGATTTAGAATTACTATTGTTAAATAATTTTTCATAATAAACAACAGCTTTTTCATATTCTTTATTTCTGTAATATTCTAATGCCAACCGGCTTTCATTTGAACTCTGGGCAAAAAGCAGGAAATTAATAAATATCAAAGGAATTAATAGCTTTATTTTTCTCATATGTAATTTGATGATTTAGTAAATTTTCACAAATATTACCGATTGAAGATTTTTGATTTATTTATTTCTCCAAATCTTAGGATTACGGCTTGTGTGAAGTACAGCATGAATTTTTATTGTTTTGTCAATCTCGTTTGTGGAAAAATGTATCATATAAGGGAATTTTTTAATAGGTAAGCATCTAACATCTTTGTATCTTATTTTGAAGTGTGAATTTATTCTTAAGGTATCAAAATGTTCATCTAAAACATTTTCAAATTTAGTTCCTAAACCATCACTTTCGTTGTCGTAATATTCGATAGTCTTTTGAATATCTTTCAAAGTTTTTTTATTAATTACAATATCAAACTTCATTTTCTTAAAAGTTTTTTTGCTTCTTCCCAAGGTATGTAATCTTCTGGTTTAGCGGTTTTCATTCGTTCTAAGACTATATCCTGTTGCCATTGTGGAATTTCAAAATTATCCTCTTGTATATTCTTAAGTTTATTGATTAATGAAATATCCTGTAATTGCGAAATCCAATTAATTAAACTCAATTTATCTGCTTGTATCTCTTGTATGTTCATAATAATTGATTTTAAGAAGTATATGTTTTTTGTTTTGGTAATTTTAGCCAGTTCGTTTTATTGATATTATTAAATCTTTTATTTTTGTTAATAAGACAAAGTTAAGAAAATTATTTTACAAAAATCTTTAATAGAAAATTGGTGCTAAAAATATGGTGCGGACAATATGTCCGCACCTAGCTCGGCGAAGTCTCTGACTTCGTCGAATAAAAATATTGGAAGTGGTTAAAATTGATTTGCTACGGAAAACATAAAATAATATATGACTATAATCTGAAAGATATTGGTTTGTTGAAGCGGTTCATACCATCAAACTAAACCTAACAGGTTTTCAAAACCTGTTAGGTTTTTTTTGTAATTACTATCTTAAAGCAGCTTTTGTAAAAATATGCGCATCAATTTCTTTATCAAATTCAATTTCATCTATGATAAATTCTGTTCCAGCACCTTTTTTAAGCATATCCTTAAAGATAATTTTCTTTGGATACCAGCGATTATCGATTTTTGTGATATTGAAAAGTTCCATTCTTTTTAAAAGTTTTCCACTTTTTGCATACAATTCTTCTTTCAAAGGAATGTAACGAACTTTATCAACCCAAACTTTACGGATTTGGTAATTTACTTCAGCAGTTTTTGCCTGAAGTTCAACAATCCAGCAATCTCGTTCATCAACAACTTCAGAGCCAATTACTCCTGCATCATAATCTTCAAGCAATTCAACGTTATCCATCATATCTTCATACGAAAGATCAGAACCCATTAATGATTGTTTGAGCATATGCCCGGAAATCTGAATAATTCTGTCAGAACCTGGTGAATATATCCAAAGTTTATCTTCAAGTTTAAGCATCTTGGTGCCCTTTTCCCGTGCTGGAGCAAGGTATTCAGTGAATGATTTTTCATCACCAATACTCCATGATTTTGCTTCTATTGTCCTGGTTTGTCGCGCTCCATGAATCACCATCTTAGAAGTAGAAATAGTACTCTTGGAAGCCATGTTTTTGTCAATTTTAGTTAGGATTTCTTTTCCTGTAGGGTTTTGGGCCATGATAACCGAAACACTACATAACCAAATAAATATTAATGTTTTCATTTTAATTAATTTTAGTTTATTATAGATTCCTGCTTTCGCAGGAATGATATACTAATATGTTAAAACTCAAGTGTTTGTCATTCCAACGAAAGTGGGAATCTTTTAAATTTCATTATATAAATCTGCCCATTTTGGATTCTTACTTTCCACTAATTCATTTTTCCACAGCCTTTTCCATTTTTTCAATTGTTTTTCTTTTTTGATGGCGTGTTCTATATTCGTGAAATGTTCAAAATAAATCAATTTATAAACGTTATACTTTTTTGTGAAACCATTGATCGCTCCATTTTTGTGCTCATAAATTCTTCTTTTCAAATCATTTGTAACTCCTATGTATAATACTTTGTTACTTAAATTTGTTATCATATACACATAATAATTTGAATTCCAAGTCATAATAGTTTGTTTTAGATTCCTGCTTTCGCAGGAATGACAACCAACAGAAAATGGATGTCATTCCCACGAAAGTGGGAATCTTTTAATTATTTACATTCTTTCAATATAAATTACATTTGTTTTTAATTAGATTCCTGCTTTCGCAGGAATGACAAACGATAGTGGTTACGTTTCCAATTCTTTAAACAATTGTGCTGTTTTACGTTTATAAATACCAATACCTGAAAGCATAGTACCTAAAACCACTGAAAATAAGCCAGGAATAAATCCTAAATAATAAGCAGGCATAGTAATATTTGCCCTGAAAACATTTGGCATCATCATCTTTGAACTTTTCATTATATTGCCAACATCTATTCCAACTTCCTGTATCCAGTATGAAAAACCAAGTCCTACTAAGGTACCTAAAAATGATCCGACAATTCCAATTAATATAGCTTCAAAGATCATTGAACGATAAATGTGCCCTTTTTCTTCACCAATTGCCAAACGAACACCAATTTCGCCATAACGCCTTAATCCGCCAATTAGTCCTGTATTCCACAATACAATCGACATTGCGAGTATAAAAATTGCTATAATAAAGCCAACAAAACCATCTACGTAGTCAAAATAACCAGCCATAAGAGAATCATTTTTTAACCTGTTCATTACAGGAGAAAATTCATCATTAGGATCTGAGTACTTATCATTGAAAGTATTTTCAACATTCATAGCTTGTATATCATTATAATTTGGTGAATTTAGAAATCCTAGAATTTCACTACATGCATCATTCATATCCATAGCATTTTGAATTCCTGAAATGTCAGCAATCATTCCACTTCTATCCATCATTTGAACACCAAATTCAATTGTTCCGGCAAGAACAAAATTCTGAATTGACATACCACCATACATGGTTGAAGTTATCAGAGTAACTGTACCTCCGGGTTCAACCTCTAATTTATCAGCAAATTCATCACTAATCAACACTTCATTTGGCTTTTCAGGCAAACGTCCTTTTCTTAATGATTTTCTTATATTTAATCTGTCAATTTCTTTGCTATTTTCAGATATGAGATCAATAGCTATTCCGGCTACTATGCCTTGCTTTTTAGTTTCTCCGTTTTTGTCAGGAGCATCTAATAAACCACCGAAATTTATTCTTTGAACAAATTCCATGGCTGGGTAGTCTTTCTGCAGGTTACTTATTAAGTCATTTACTTCTAATAGTGCAAGATCATTTGGTAACTGATTTTTATTTTCAGCATAAGCGCGTGTCATTATTTTTACATGCCCTGAAGTATATTTTGCTGAAAATTCAATCATGTCACCCAAAACACCTGTAAGATAACAATGTAATAGCACAGTAAGTGAAACACCTGCAGTAACAACCAGAATTGGTAGTAAACTACGATTCCGGTCTCTTAATAATCCTTTAAATAAAAAACGTATCATTGTATTTTTCCTTTTATAGCGTCAGTAGGTTTCATTTTAGAAATTTTACGAGCTGGTAAATAACTAACAATCAAAGTAATTACAAAAACAAGTAATGAAGTCCCAATAATTAATCCAGCTCCATAAACCGGATAAATAGTTTCTGCTATGGCAATACCCATATCATCCGATCCGGCAGGCATGGTCATTCCGATAGACATTAACCAGAGTAATAGTGGTGTCCCAAAAATTGCAATTAACATAACTGCTAAAATAGCATGCATTGCGCCTTCAACTGTGAAAAGACTAACAACCTGTTTACGAGTCATTCCCATGGCAATATAAGTTCCAATTTCTTTTTGTCTTCTGAAAATGGAAAGTACTTGAGTGTCAAAAATTGCTAACATTGCTAAGAGCATTAGAATAATATACATAAAAGATCCTCCCACTTTTTTCATTTTCATCATCTCATTCATTTCAGTCATTAAGAAATTAAAGTCTTTATATTCCCATCCTGAAATACTTTCATTCATTTCGAAATCCTCACCGATGATAAACATAGTAGCTTCATCAGGTGCTTGCATCATTTCCCGGAGCTTTTTAATATGTATATACATTTGTCCGGCATCAACATTAGGTACATTACAATTAAAAATCTTTACAACTTTCACTTCAGCTGCATCAAAAGTTCTATTTACATCTCTCCATCTAATTGTTGTTACATCACCTTCTTTCAGTTTACAGTTTTTTGCCATTCTTCTGCCAATAACAACAGGTATTTCCTCCGATTTAATGTTCAGTTCATCGCTTGGTATCGCAATAACTTTTTGATTTGGAATGATTCCTTTCAGAAGCATACTTTGAATTCTACCATCAGGATAGACGCTGCCCTGAGTAATTAATATAGGTGTTACAATTCCTTCAGAAGTTGCTTTTTGTAATATTTCAGGAATTTTAGCATGACTTTCTTCCAAAGTAAAGAAATCATACGG from Bacteroidales bacterium includes the following:
- a CDS encoding GIY-YIG nuclease family protein, with product MTWNSNYYVYMITNLSNKVLYIGVTNDLKRRIYEHKNGAINGFTKKYNVYKLIYFEHFTNIEHAIKKEKQLKKWKRLWKNELVESKNPKWADLYNEI
- a CDS encoding DNA-binding protein; this translates as MSKKKAFVLRLDPEKFKSVEKWAADEFRSTNGQLEWIIDRALKEAGRYKKKKTTTTK
- a CDS encoding DUF4301 family protein, translated to MFSKKDLKQIKKKGIDFPEIETQINNFKNGFPYLEIVAPAIIDNGIIVLNDEEKEKYIKLYDDNLDSKSVVKFVPASGAASRMFRNLFEMIENYQGTEHDYLRLLADRSFNSLFYIYEHMEEFAFFDELKNIFIEKKLDIHDCFKKRNYTQILSLLLFKDGLNYSNLPKGLIKFHKYKKSNRTAFEEHLVEGIEYSAVKRNVTIHFTVSPEHYKLIRKHIKEVKKYYEKKYEVKFNISYSEQKSCTDTIAVNLTNEPLRDSDGKLVFRPGGHGALLENLNDIQADIIFVKNIDNVVPDRLKQETIIYKKAFAGILIEYQEKIYKYLYQINNTEDINDKLIKEILNFLHTKLFIIPPENLNIKDKKKVITYIKKKLNRPIRICGMVKNEGEPGGGPYWAKNSDDSVSLQIVEGSQFNPKDKKQKKIIGKATYFNPVDLICATNNYKGKKFDLLKFRDNNTGFISKKSKDGIDLKALELPGLWNGAMSDWNTIFVEVPIITFNPVKTINDLLRKEHQEIS
- a CDS encoding zinc ribbon domain-containing protein: MKTSKYTCPKCGNRFYDVDEFRATGSFLTKLFNIQNKRFTTISCTRCFYTEIYKASSNQLGNILDFFTN
- a CDS encoding type II toxin-antitoxin system RelE/ParE family toxin, giving the protein MKFDIVINKKTLKDIQKTIEYYDNESDGLGTKFENVLDEHFDTLRINSHFKIRYKDVRCLPIKKFPYMIHFSTNEIDKTIKIHAVLHTSRNPKIWRNK
- a CDS encoding DMT family transporter, producing the protein MKKQNKAYLYAIIAITFWSTVATAFKIALRSVDYLQLLCYSSFVSVIIFFVLILIQGKIKILFQFSLSDILKSALLGFLNPFLYYVILFKAYSLLPAQIAQPLNYTWPIMLVILSIPLLKQKLKLKSFIAIIISFIGVILISSEGNISAYNVSNPLGVGLALGSSIIWALFWIFNVKDKRDDVIKLFLNFFFGFIFILFILLYKSEITIPKFEGIIAVIYVGIFEMGITFVLWLKAMKLTSSNDKISNLVFLSPFISLIFIHFILGEHIFFTTIIGLILIIVGIIIQQKKYVSVHKL
- a CDS encoding tetratricopeptide repeat protein, producing MRKIKLLIPLIFINFLLFAQSSNESRLALEYYRNKEYEKAVVYYEKLFNNSNSKSHFSYYIRCLIELENFDQAEKIIKKQIRKSKNDLNYYIDLGYLYKVQGKYDKAEEQYNNVLKKAPPDQHKIIRYSHYFRSKREFDYAEKILLNGRKMLKNSYSFNFELGNLYYYQRNYEKMIDEYLDILLISDVYLQNVQNKLQSAVYHDIDNSVKEILKNNLLLRTQKYPNIQVFNELLIWLYIQEKDFENAYVQAKALDMRNNENGERLIALARMATSNESFDIALEAYEYVINKGKFLEYYYAAKNELLDVLYQRIIKGIDIGYENLVHLENGFKSYINETGKNNETAETIRKLTHLQAFYLNKTNEATKLLEEIIKYQNIYKSALGKCKLELADIYILTENYAEAILVYTQVETDNKNNPVGYDAKFRKARLSYYMGDFEWAQAQLDVLKASTSKLISNDAFELSLLISDNTITDTIDNAMKLFAKANLLTYQNKDSLAIITYDSIINNFPTHTLSDEAFYKKAKIYEHNADYNNAIINLEMLLNDYAYDILGDDALYNLSVIYDKYLNDKDKAKELYKKILVDYPGSIYVVEARKRFRKLRGDVLE
- a CDS encoding SPFH domain-containing protein; amino-acid sequence: MKKEKIHQASSGYIALFLILIITIVSILGMVILHLLFLIPVVIIALFCNAGFVVVNPNESSVLVLFGKYIGTIKDNGFFWVNPFYSKKKISLRARNFDSEPIKVNDKVGNPIMIGLVLVWKVEETFKAAFEVNEYEHFVVVQSEAALRKLAGSYPYDNFEDHDAVITLRAGGKEVNDKLEKEVIERLEIAGIHVIEARINYIAYASEIAGAMLRRQQATAVVAARAKIVEGAVGMVQMALEQLSEKDIIELDEEKKSAMISNLMVVLCSDETVTPIVNTGTLHH
- a CDS encoding outer membrane lipoprotein-sorting protein, encoding MKTLIFIWLCSVSVIMAQNPTGKEILTKIDKNMASKSTISTSKMVIHGARQTRTIEAKSWSIGDEKSFTEYLAPAREKGTKMLKLEDKLWIYSPGSDRIIQISGHMLKQSLMGSDLSYEDMMDNVELLEDYDAGVIGSEVVDERDCWIVELQAKTAEVNYQIRKVWVDKVRYIPLKEELYAKSGKLLKRMELFNITKIDNRWYPKKIIFKDMLKKGAGTEFIIDEIEFDKEIDAHIFTKAALR